The following coding sequences lie in one Negativicutes bacterium genomic window:
- a CDS encoding biotin/lipoyl-binding protein: protein MIYMMVLISLSSLLVGCGNKNEDQSLWGRAEGKEVDVNSKIPGRVVELLVKEGDRVEKGQVIARIDKRDISAQADQAKANISALTAQNNQASTVTKLQDQTSQATVTTAQAQIDKAGADLALATNDYNRFSELFNSGAVSKQVFDAYSTKYQVAEATYQQATANLKAAQAGLLQTDVNVANEKAVQSKIAQAQAALSQVEIALDESEIKAPFSGIVTTKFVEVGAMISQGMPIVTIQDPVDNWINLKVKETELSKYALNQSVKLQGRDEKLQVEGVIVDISNKPEFATYRATDERGDTDIITFNVKIQVNNDVIKPGMRFKLLS from the coding sequence ATGATCTATATGATGGTGCTAATCTCCCTTAGTTCTTTGTTAGTGGGGTGTGGTAATAAAAATGAAGACCAAAGTTTATGGGGACGTGCTGAAGGTAAAGAGGTTGATGTTAACTCTAAAATTCCGGGAAGGGTTGTAGAGTTATTAGTAAAAGAAGGCGATAGAGTTGAAAAAGGTCAAGTTATCGCTAGAATTGATAAACGTGATATTAGTGCACAAGCTGATCAGGCGAAAGCAAACATTAGTGCATTAACAGCGCAAAATAATCAAGCGTCCACAGTTACAAAATTACAAGATCAAACTTCACAAGCTACTGTTACTACGGCTCAAGCACAAATTGATAAAGCTGGTGCTGATTTAGCGTTGGCGACTAATGATTATAATAGATTTAGTGAACTGTTTAATTCCGGAGCTGTTTCCAAGCAGGTTTTTGATGCATACTCTACCAAATATCAAGTTGCGGAAGCGACCTATCAACAAGCTACTGCTAATTTGAAAGCAGCACAAGCTGGTCTGTTGCAAACTGACGTTAATGTGGCTAATGAGAAAGCTGTCCAAAGTAAAATTGCGCAGGCTCAAGCAGCCTTAAGCCAAGTGGAAATCGCTTTGGATGAATCAGAAATAAAAGCACCTTTTTCAGGCATTGTAACAACGAAGTTTGTAGAAGTTGGGGCAATGATATCTCAAGGGATGCCAATTGTAACGATTCAAGATCCAGTCGATAATTGGATTAATTTAAAAGTTAAAGAAACTGAATTGAGTAAATATGCCTTGAATCAAAGTGTAAAATTACAAGGGCGTGATGAAAAACTGCAAGTCGAAGGGGTAATTGTCGATATTAGCAATAAACCGGAATTTGCGACTTATCGGGCAACAGATGAACGTGGCGATACTGATATTATTACTTTTAACGTTAAAATTCAGGTTAATAACGATGTGATTAAACCGGGTATGCGTTTTAAGTTGCTAAGTTAA
- a CDS encoding TetR/AcrR family transcriptional regulator, with amino-acid sequence MRERIIMAVFDEIKLKSFKFTMNDLATRLSISKTSLYENFSSKAELIAACVEYLMLDLKKQESEIYNSNKSVLNKFRQLLVIKHKVYPLINTAVYDELKKNYPEQWEKVNNFRQSRINNIIELLNDGVRAGEVVPIKDGVLKIMLNNLFDEAVDEKVLLENNITYADVVNSLVEILINGLAKK; translated from the coding sequence TTGAGAGAGAGAATTATTATGGCAGTTTTTGATGAGATTAAATTAAAGAGTTTTAAATTTACAATGAATGATTTAGCAACCAGACTTAGTATTAGTAAAACTTCTCTTTATGAAAATTTTTCATCAAAGGCTGAATTAATAGCAGCTTGTGTTGAATATCTGATGCTTGATTTAAAAAAGCAAGAAAGTGAAATATATAATTCTAATAAAAGTGTATTAAATAAGTTTCGACAGTTATTAGTGATTAAACATAAGGTTTATCCGTTGATAAATACCGCCGTATATGATGAATTGAAGAAAAATTACCCGGAACAATGGGAGAAGGTTAATAATTTTAGACAAAGTCGCATTAATAATATTATTGAATTGTTAAATGATGGCGTTAGGGCGGGCGAAGTTGTGCCAATAAAAGATGGAGTGCTAAAAATCATGTTAAATAATCTCTTTGATGAAGCTGTTGACGAAAAGGTCTTATTAGAAAACAATATAACTTATGCGGATGTAGTTAATTCCTTGGTTGAGATCTTAATAAATGGTTTAGCTAAAAAATAA
- a CDS encoding ABC transporter permease, translating into MNIFKFAKEESSTFLSIKSKLLYILLLLPLCYTVLFGLVYSKNVMSELPTVIYDQDNSLASRTLINMFDDSDKYQVVAQVQSTEELESLLKNETAMVGVVIPPNFAKDIKLSLGTDVLITVNASNIMYNNVMMSSCQEIIQTFVAGTGEKILEAGNKLPTQALATVMPINIKVRIINNPVTGYNEFMLGGLGINGLQIAILLVVITALNKEYNKKIIFGVKKSLAMVCGKFIPYWVVANFSFLLVVLAVHNIFAVPWRGNFLETLILGSAFSFLLIAICFVFSALFPDPVQAIQMPLLYLMPGLLYSGLSWPDFAMSSLGQAISAVMPLKYVCVSLRDLLLLGYSPTLNSDVLTMFGMGSFLLIIAGVIFYLRNKAVTKEVSL; encoded by the coding sequence ATGAATATATTTAAGTTTGCAAAAGAGGAAAGTAGTACATTTCTATCAATTAAATCCAAGTTATTATATATATTATTACTTTTGCCCTTATGTTATACTGTTTTATTTGGCTTAGTTTATAGCAAAAATGTTATGAGTGAATTACCAACAGTAATTTATGATCAAGATAACAGCTTGGCTAGTCGAACTTTAATTAATATGTTTGATGACTCTGATAAGTATCAAGTTGTTGCGCAGGTACAATCTACTGAAGAATTGGAAAGTTTGCTAAAAAACGAAACAGCAATGGTCGGGGTTGTTATCCCGCCTAACTTTGCGAAGGATATTAAGTTAAGTCTAGGGACTGATGTGTTAATAACGGTAAATGCCAGTAATATTATGTATAATAATGTGATGATGTCATCTTGTCAGGAAATAATTCAAACTTTTGTGGCGGGAACTGGAGAAAAAATTTTAGAAGCTGGTAACAAACTGCCGACACAAGCCTTAGCGACAGTGATGCCAATAAATATTAAAGTTAGAATTATTAACAATCCGGTTACTGGTTATAATGAATTTATGTTAGGTGGACTGGGGATTAATGGTTTGCAGATAGCTATTTTATTGGTTGTTATTACTGCACTTAACAAAGAATATAACAAGAAGATAATATTTGGTGTAAAAAAATCATTAGCGATGGTTTGTGGTAAGTTTATTCCATATTGGGTAGTGGCTAATTTTAGTTTTCTATTAGTGGTATTAGCAGTACATAACATTTTTGCTGTGCCTTGGCGGGGAAACTTTTTAGAAACCTTAATATTAGGTAGTGCGTTTTCCTTTTTGTTAATTGCAATATGCTTTGTTTTTTCAGCACTATTTCCTGATCCGGTTCAAGCAATTCAAATGCCTTTATTATACTTGATGCCGGGATTACTATATAGCGGACTTAGTTGGCCTGATTTTGCAATGAGTTCTTTAGGGCAAGCTATTTCAGCTGTAATGCCATTAAAATATGTGTGTGTAAGTTTAAGAGATTTATTACTATTAGGCTATTCGCCGACTCTTAATAGCGATGTTTTAACAATGTTCGGTATGGGGAGTTTTTTGCTGATTATAGCGGGCGTTATTTTTTATCTGCGTAACAAAGCTGTTACAAAGGAGGTTTCGTTATGA
- a CDS encoding ABC transporter permease — MSWWQNFLAEAKNMLIKDPRRIIFLVGASIAYLVLFSILYSPGIVKNIPLVIYDEDNSMASRVLIQCIADSERFKITSQVNDQEVMNDLVKTKEAAVGIQIPRDFAKNIKLGLSADVLIFADGSNLVTVNAATTNLQNIIRTIGKGAGMKILQASSGPSNALDKVNPVNVKFRVLNNPTESYLNFFVIGLALAALQQGIFLSIGGSFLSKLTNCDEEEYSWAKLSAKIMPYFLGAICAYIITLMIASIAFGVPFKANIVDLMIIGACFSFSVIGFAWLLAIITKNELIFSRCSIFYTVPAFVFSGYTWPQQAMEPISYGLSMLFPLTHLASCVRDLMLMGSSPVVYVNSIILLMLGTIFFIIARWGYKNKVKIQA, encoded by the coding sequence ATGAGTTGGTGGCAAAATTTCCTTGCTGAAGCAAAAAATATGCTAATTAAAGATCCGCGTAGAATTATTTTTTTGGTGGGAGCATCGATTGCATATTTAGTACTATTCAGTATTTTATATAGTCCTGGTATTGTTAAAAATATTCCTTTAGTAATATATGATGAAGATAATAGTATGGCGAGTAGAGTTTTAATTCAATGTATCGCTGATTCAGAGAGATTTAAAATTACTAGTCAAGTCAATGATCAAGAAGTAATGAATGATTTAGTTAAAACTAAAGAAGCCGCAGTGGGAATTCAAATACCACGTGACTTTGCTAAAAATATTAAATTGGGATTGTCAGCAGATGTGTTAATCTTTGCGGATGGTTCTAATTTGGTAACGGTTAATGCGGCGACAACCAATTTGCAAAATATTATTAGAACTATTGGTAAAGGTGCCGGAATGAAGATCTTGCAAGCGAGCTCGGGCCCTAGCAATGCCTTAGATAAGGTTAATCCGGTGAATGTTAAATTTAGAGTACTTAATAATCCAACGGAAAGTTATTTGAACTTTTTTGTTATTGGCTTAGCGTTGGCGGCTTTACAACAAGGAATATTTTTATCAATTGGTGGCAGTTTTTTGAGTAAGCTGACTAATTGTGATGAAGAAGAATATAGTTGGGCAAAGTTAAGTGCTAAGATAATGCCTTATTTTCTTGGGGCGATTTGTGCATATATTATAACTTTAATGATTGCTAGTATTGCTTTTGGTGTTCCGTTTAAAGCTAATATTGTAGATTTAATGATTATTGGAGCTTGTTTTAGTTTTAGTGTCATTGGCTTTGCGTGGCTACTAGCGATTATTACCAAAAATGAATTAATATTTAGTCGGTGTTCAATCTTTTATACAGTTCCAGCCTTTGTTTTTTCAGGCTATACTTGGCCACAACAAGCAATGGAGCCTATTAGCTACGGACTATCAATGCTTTTTCCGTTGACACACTTAGCTAGTTGTGTAAGAGATTTAATGTTAATGGGTTCATCACCGGT
- a CDS encoding AI-2E family transporter translates to MWLQHKTSILITVAISGLFSLFWFVPNLAIVLFVSILLTLLLTPLVDKLTTKKINRNIAAFIILSLFITGTILTLTLLSKNLIPSLTKFINDLPIFTQNLKQHLNTLSPEISQQLETLFQDLASFSISAITSSVNLLVNIFSSLLDIVMIIFITFYLLADGKTIKLFLCQLFPKPDNKRVNNLLTNIIQGLTYYIRGQLAVCFITGTVVFIYFTVLGLPYGSVFAFLSAIAEFIPVIGPTFASGLGILFTLTTSSSLAVQTSVFYLVLTQINHNLIFPLLIGKTLNIHPIAIMISLLFFGKILGVLGMFLAVPIIVIFKLLIEDIAKANN, encoded by the coding sequence ATGTGGCTCCAACATAAAACATCAATACTAATTACAGTAGCTATTTCAGGACTCTTTTCACTCTTTTGGTTCGTCCCAAATCTAGCCATCGTATTATTTGTTTCAATCTTACTAACCTTATTATTAACACCGCTGGTGGATAAGCTCACCACGAAAAAAATCAACCGTAATATTGCAGCCTTTATTATTTTAAGTTTGTTTATCACCGGAACTATTTTAACATTGACTCTTTTATCAAAAAATTTAATTCCTAGCTTAACCAAATTTATTAACGACTTGCCAATATTTACACAGAATTTAAAGCAACATCTAAACACACTTTCACCAGAAATCAGTCAACAACTCGAAACTTTATTTCAAGATTTGGCTAGTTTTAGTATTTCTGCTATCACCTCTTCCGTAAACTTATTGGTAAATATTTTTTCAAGTTTACTAGATATCGTGATGATTATTTTTATCACCTTTTACCTCTTAGCCGATGGTAAGACTATCAAACTTTTTCTCTGTCAATTATTCCCCAAACCAGATAATAAAAGAGTTAATAATTTATTAACTAATATTATTCAAGGTTTAACTTATTATATTAGAGGACAATTGGCAGTTTGTTTCATCACCGGAACAGTCGTTTTTATATATTTTACCGTTTTAGGCTTACCTTATGGTTCTGTCTTTGCTTTTTTATCAGCAATTGCTGAATTTATTCCAGTAATAGGACCTACTTTTGCTTCGGGCTTAGGGATTTTATTTACTTTAACAACCTCTAGCTCATTGGCCGTTCAAACATCAGTGTTTTACCTAGTCTTAACACAAATAAATCACAATCTTATTTTTCCACTTTTAATTGGTAAAACTTTAAACATTCACCCAATCGCCATTATGATCAGCTTATTATTTTTCGGTAAAATCTTAGGCGTTCTTGGGATGTTTTTAGCTGTACCAATCATTGTAATCTTTAAATTATTAATTGAAGATATCGCTAAAGCCAATAATTAA